Proteins from one Mycobacterium sp. SMC-2 genomic window:
- a CDS encoding FAD-dependent monooxygenase: MNYGHIGIVGAGIGGLTAAVSLQRIGMRVSVFERAPEIHEVGAGMVVAGPSMRALDFLGLGDRVRDKAGERPRGYFHMKHYATGATIQEALDVPGQELAYALHRADLHGVLMDAALAHDPGCLHLGSEFAGFSQDDDSVTVTFTNGRSATVDGLVGCDGVASVVRPAMFGPEPVVYTGMVSYRGLIPAPLVTEGVANENGSFYVGPDQMFLLYFVRGTEFMNVVAHARQPGWEEEGWSIPAERASLLGLYQDYCGVVHEVINAIPEENLFKWALRDRPTIDLWTLGRVSLLGDAAHPLLPFLGQGGNMAIEDGTVIGRCFEAADGVEEALARYEATRKFRANAVQIISRQKAEELMTFTDAEALPFRNTGGPPDYDPGTVALATKEEAMTHAPIKESQ, translated from the coding sequence TTGAACTACGGGCACATCGGAATCGTCGGCGCCGGCATCGGTGGTTTGACCGCGGCCGTGTCGTTGCAACGAATCGGCATGCGGGTTTCGGTGTTCGAGCGCGCCCCGGAGATTCACGAGGTGGGCGCCGGCATGGTCGTGGCGGGACCGTCGATGCGGGCGCTGGACTTCCTCGGCCTGGGTGACCGAGTCCGGGACAAAGCCGGCGAGCGGCCCCGCGGCTACTTCCATATGAAGCACTACGCTACGGGGGCGACAATCCAGGAGGCGCTTGACGTTCCGGGCCAAGAGCTCGCATACGCCCTGCATCGGGCCGACCTGCATGGCGTTCTGATGGACGCAGCGCTCGCACACGATCCCGGCTGCCTGCACCTGGGGAGCGAGTTCGCCGGTTTCAGCCAGGACGACGATTCCGTGACTGTCACGTTCACCAACGGCCGTTCGGCAACCGTGGACGGGCTCGTCGGTTGCGACGGTGTGGCCTCTGTGGTGCGGCCGGCGATGTTCGGACCCGAGCCGGTCGTCTACACCGGCATGGTGTCCTACCGGGGGCTTATCCCGGCCCCGCTGGTGACCGAAGGCGTGGCGAACGAGAACGGCAGCTTCTACGTCGGCCCCGATCAGATGTTCCTTTTGTATTTTGTGCGTGGGACCGAGTTCATGAATGTGGTGGCCCACGCCCGCCAGCCTGGCTGGGAAGAGGAGGGCTGGTCGATTCCGGCCGAACGGGCGTCGCTGCTCGGCCTCTATCAGGACTACTGCGGCGTCGTGCACGAGGTCATCAACGCGATCCCGGAGGAAAACCTCTTCAAGTGGGCGTTGCGCGACCGGCCCACCATCGACCTGTGGACGCTGGGGCGGGTGTCGCTGCTCGGCGACGCCGCGCACCCCCTGCTGCCGTTCTTGGGTCAGGGCGGAAACATGGCGATCGAAGACGGCACCGTGATCGGCCGCTGCTTCGAGGCGGCCGACGGCGTCGAGGAGGCCCTCGCCCGCTACGAGGCCACCCGGAAGTTCCGCGCCAACGCGGTACAGATCATCTCCCGTCAGAAAGCCGAAGAGCTGATGACGTTCACCGATGCGGAAGCCCTGCCGTTCCGCAACACCGGCGGCCCGCCGGATTACGACCCGGGCACCGTTGCTCTTGCGACCAAGGAAGAAGCCATGACCCACGCACCGATCAAGGAGAGCCAGTAA